Within the Bacillus marinisedimentorum genome, the region GTTTGTCACCTATATGGACAGGCTCTATAATCCGCTGCGGAGGCTTGTCAATTCCTCGACTACGCTGACCCAGGCGATCGCTTCCATGGACCGGGTTTTTGAATTCATGGATGAGGAATACGACATCAGCGATAATCGGGATGCTAAAAAGCTCGAAAAGGCAAGCGGCGATATCAGGTTTGAAAATGTTTCTTTCTCTTATAATGAAGGGGATATGGCTGTCCTGAAAAACATCAACCTTCACGTAAAGACGGGTGAGACGGTTGCGCTTGTAGGCATGAGCGGCGGAGGGAAATCAACGCTTGTCAGCCTGATTCCCCGTTTTTACGATGTGTCTGAAGGCAGGATTATGATGGACGGGAACGATATCCGTGACTATGAAGCCAAAAGCCTTCGCAATAATATCGGGATGGTGCTGCAGGACAACATCCTGTTCAGCGAATCCGTCAAGTTCAACATCAAAATGGGGAATCCATATGCATCTGATGAGGAAGTTGTTGAGGCGGCTAAAGCAGCCAATGCCCATGAGTTCATCATGGCTCTCCCGAACGGTTATGATACAAAAGTCGGGGAGCGGGGCGTAAAGCTGTCGGGCGGCCAGAAGCAGCGGGTTGCGATAGCCAGGGTGTTTTTAAAAAACCCGCCTGTGCTCATCCTCGACGAAGCCACTTCTGCTCTTGATCTCGAAAGTGAACACTTGATCCAGGAGGCGCTTGAAAAGTTGGCAAGTGAGCGGACAACGTTCATAGTCGCACACAGGCTTGCGACCATTACGCATGCAGACCGGATCGTCCTCATTGAAAACGGTGAAATCAAAGAACAGGGGACACATCAGGAACTGATGGACAAAGCGGGCGGCTATTCACGCCTCTTCCATGTCCAGCAGCTTGAATAGAACCTTGCGGCCAAATGGCTGCAAGGTTTTTTTGCAGTTCAGGATGGCATAAATAGTCAGCAAGGAAGCATTTCGAACACAGCGGTCAATTATATGAATATAGATAAGGACACCTCTGCCTTCGCTTAAAAACTCGCCAAACGGCGAGTTTTCTTTAATGTATCAACGGTTTAAATGACTAAATTACTTGTATGACAAAAACATTTCACCCTGTAAACTTTCTTAAAATTCACTATTGTATTTAAATTTTGACGGGTTATAATATAAATAAATAATTTTGTGAGAAAATTTTGTCAATAGGGCAGCTAAGAGGAGTGATAACGTTGGCTGAAAATACTGTATTAGACGTACAAGGGCTGCGTACCACATTTTTCACAGATGACGGAGAAGTGCCAGCGGTAGATGATGTTGATTTTCACGTTAACGAAGGTGAAATTCTCGGCATTGTCGGGGAATCCGGCTGCGGGAAAAGCGTAACATCACTGTCCATCATGGGGCTTGTACCAAGTCCTCCAGGAAAAATTGTCGGCGGAAAGATCCTGTTCCGTGATGAAGATTTAACCAAAGCAACTGAAAGACGAATGAGGCAGCTGCGGGGAAACGACATTGCGATGATTTTTCAGGAACCGATGACTTCACTGAATCCTGTCTTTACAATTGGGGATCAGTTAATCGAAGCAATAAGGTTACATAATAAACTGAATAAAAAACAGGCTGCAAAGCGGGCGGTTGAAATCATGAAGATGGTCGGCCTCCCGCGAGCTGAAGCACTGCTGAATGATTATCCGCATCAGCTTTCCGGCGGGATGAGGCAGCGTGTCATGATTGCGATGGCAATGGCCTGCGACCCGAAAGTACTCATTGCGGACGAGCCGACAACCGCGCTTGATGTAACCATCCAGGCACAGATCCTCAGTTTGATGAAAAAGCTGAACAAAGAGCTTGATACATCCATCATCCTGATCACGCACGACCTGGGGGTTGTCGCGGAGGTTTGCGACCGGATTGCCGTCATGTACTCCGGTAAAATCGTGGAGGAAGGCG harbors:
- a CDS encoding ABC transporter ATP-binding protein yields the protein MDSVKRYLAFVKPYKWQIIITVIVGLVKFSIPLLMPLLLKYVIDDIVGATQVPADERLTKLWTIMGIAFVVFVIFRPPIEYYRQYYAQWTGSKILYDIRDHLFTHIQKLSLKYYSNVKTGEIISRVIHDVEQTKSFVITGLMNLWLDVATIGIAIAIMLSMDIKLTIAAIILFPLYGFSIKHFYGRLRSLTRQRSQALAQVQGHLHERVQGMPVIRSFALEDYEQEQFDRQNSNFLDKALTHTSWNAMTYAVINTITDIAPLIVLAYAGYQAVTGAVTIGTLVAFVTYMDRLYNPLRRLVNSSTTLTQAIASMDRVFEFMDEEYDISDNRDAKKLEKASGDIRFENVSFSYNEGDMAVLKNINLHVKTGETVALVGMSGGGKSTLVSLIPRFYDVSEGRIMMDGNDIRDYEAKSLRNNIGMVLQDNILFSESVKFNIKMGNPYASDEEVVEAAKAANAHEFIMALPNGYDTKVGERGVKLSGGQKQRVAIARVFLKNPPVLILDEATSALDLESEHLIQEALEKLASERTTFIVAHRLATITHADRIVLIENGEIKEQGTHQELMDKAGGYSRLFHVQQLE
- a CDS encoding ABC transporter ATP-binding protein, with product MAENTVLDVQGLRTTFFTDDGEVPAVDDVDFHVNEGEILGIVGESGCGKSVTSLSIMGLVPSPPGKIVGGKILFRDEDLTKATERRMRQLRGNDIAMIFQEPMTSLNPVFTIGDQLIEAIRLHNKLNKKQAAKRAVEIMKMVGLPRAEALLNDYPHQLSGGMRQRVMIAMAMACDPKVLIADEPTTALDVTIQAQILSLMKKLNKELDTSIILITHDLGVVAEVCDRIAVMYSGKIVEEGDVQTIFKEPKHPYTKGLIQSVPDMRTKQERLYSIPGNVPKPGSIKTGCRFAARCEYVMDRCLNESPDLYGLDGHRARCFLHDEESSKEGEGA